A stretch of Buteo buteo chromosome 9, bButBut1.hap1.1, whole genome shotgun sequence DNA encodes these proteins:
- the CCR6 gene encoding C-C chemokine receptor type 6: MNFTEPHTTDYPYYSDYASLITQPCSKLEVRNFTKAFLPVAYSFICIIGLVGNIFVVTTFALYERTKSMTDVYLFNMAIADILFVLTLPLWAVNYAADKWIFGDFICKMTRGIYAINFSCGMLLLAFISVDRYIAIVQATKSFKLRARTLAHSKLICLAVWVSSILISSSSFLYSESYSFSTNETKEICDHRFDRMSESTMLKSLLLCLQVGFGFFIPFIFMIFCYMFIVKSLQQAQNSKRNKAIRVIVLIVAVFLVCQVPYNIVLLVTAINMGKIDKSCDNDKIMAYAKYTTEAIAFLHCCVNPVLYAFIGVKFRSYFVKIMKDLWCMRYKKYNKRGSRTNSDIYHSRQTSEVLTDNGSSFTI, encoded by the exons ATGAATTTT acAGAGCCTCATACCACAGATTATCCATATTATTCAGACTATGCTTCTCTAATCACACAACCTTGTTCTAAATTGGAAGTCAGGAACTTCACAAAAGCATTTCTGCCGGTTGCATATTCGTTTATTTGTATCATCGGCCTAGTTGGTAACATCTTTGTAGTGACGACCTTTGCTTTATATGAAAGAACCAAGTCCATGACGGATGTGTACCTCTTCAACATGGCCATAGCAGACATACTGTTTGTTCTCACTCTCCCACTGTGGGCAGTGAATTATGCTGCTGACAAATGGATTTTTGGtgatttcatttgcaaaatgacCAGAGGTATCTATGCAATCAACTTCAGCTGTGGCATGCTGCTTTTGGCCTTCATCAGCGTGGACCGGTACATTGCTATCGTACAGGCAACAAAGTCATTTAAACTCAGGGCAAGAACGCTTGCACATAGTAAACTCATTTGTTTGGCTGTGTGGGTATCATCAATTTTAATCTCTAGTTCCTCTTTTCTATACAGTGAAAGTTACAGCTTCTCCACCAATGAAACCAAAGAGATATGTGATCACAGATTTGACAGAATGTCTGAAAGCACGATGCTGAAATCACTGCTGCTGTGTCTACAAGTTGGATTTGGATTTTTTATACCTTTCATATTCATGATTTTTTGCTATATGTTCATTGTCAAATCCTTACAACAAGCTCAGAattccaaaagaaacaaagcaatccGTGTGATTGTATTAATTGTAGCTGTTTTCTTAGTTTGCCAGGTACCTTATAACATTGTTCTTCTTGTCACAGCCATAAATATGGGCAAGATAGACAAATCTTGTGACAATGACAAGATAATGGCTTATGCGAAATACACCACTGAAGCCATAGCATTTTTACACTGTTGCGTGAACCCTGTGCTCTATGCATTTATTGGAGTGAAGTTCAGAAGTTATTTTGTGAAGATAATGAAAGACCTGTGGTGCATGAGATACAAGAAATACAATAAACGTGGTTCAAGGACAAACTCTGATATCTATCATTCAAGACAGACTAGTGAAGTTCTGACTGACAATGGATCTTCTTTCACTATATAA